From a single Phacochoerus africanus isolate WHEZ1 chromosome 11, ROS_Pafr_v1, whole genome shotgun sequence genomic region:
- the LOC125111834 gene encoding olfactory receptor 52M1-like: MFMSNNACLVPTSFRLTGIPGLESLHLWLSIPFSSMYLLAVVGNVTILAVVKVERGLHQPMYFFLCMLAVSDLVLSTSTMPKLLAIFWFGARRIDLEACLAQMFFIHCFATVASGIFLAMAFDRYVAICEPLHHASVLTRAMVGRLGLAALLRGVLYIGPLPLMIRLRLPLYRAQIIAHSYCEHMAVVTLACGDTTINNLYGMGIGFLVLILDSLAISTSYVMIFRAVMRLSTPEARLKTLGTCSSHICAILVFYIPIAVSSLAHRFGHHMPPHVHILLANFYLLIPPILNPVVYAVRTRQIRERLLHILKAGSQPR; the protein is encoded by the coding sequence ATGTTCATGTCTAATAATGCCTGCTTGGTACCTACCTCTTTTCGGCTTACCGGCATCCCAGGACTGGAGTCCCTGCACCTCTGGCTCTCCATCCCCTTCAGCTCTATGTACCTGCTGGCTGTGGTGGGGAACGTGACCATCCTGGCCGTGGTGAAGGTGGAGCGTGGCCTGCACCagcccatgtactttttcctgtGCATGCTGGCTGTCAGCGACTTGGTCCTGTCAACCTCTACCATGCCCAAACTGCTAGCCATCTTCTGGTTTGGTGCCCGCCGCATTGACCTGGAGGCTTGCTTGGCCCAGATGTTCTTTATCCACTGCTTTGCGACTGTTGCGTCAGGCATCTTCCTTGCCATGGCTTttgatcgctatgtggccatctgtgaGCCACTCCACCACGCCTCGGTGCTCACCCGTGCAATGGTGGGACGTTTGGGCCTGGCTGCCCTCCTCCGGGGGGTACTCTACATTGGACCCCTTCCTCTGATGATCCGCCTGAGGCTGCCCCTTTACCGGGCCCAAATCATTGCCCACTCCTACTGTGAGCACATGGCTGTGGTCACCTTGGCATGTGGTGACACAACCATCAACAACTTATACGGGATGGGAATTGGCTTTCTGGTCTTGATCCTGGATTCCCTAGCCATCTCCACCTCCTATGTGatgatttttagggcagtaatGAGGCTGTCCACCCCTGAGGCCAGGCTCAAAACCCTAGGGACATGCAGTTCTCACATCTGTGCTATTCTCGTCTTCTACATCCCCATTGCCGTCTCCTCTCTCGCTCACCGCTTTGGCCATCACATGCCTCCCCATGTCCATATCCTTTTGGCCAACTTTTACCTCCTCATCCCACCCATCCTCAACCCAGTGGTCTACGCTGTCCGCACCAGACAAATTCGAGAGAGACTTCTCCACATTCTTAAGGCAGGGTCTCAACCCAGGTGA